Proteins encoded in a region of the Planctomycetota bacterium genome:
- a CDS encoding glycosyltransferase, with amino-acid sequence MTDSSIITLHRPAPANAARPRDLDIGVIYTHERQFMGPLVESLARSGDGLRMRLVLVDNASADGVDRWRNQFDESIVVRNKSRLGYAPNLNRILAVADARYVLLLNTDMMFEPDEQCLVQMVRFMDEHPQCGLSVCRLFHPTGEYGFPARQYQRLRTIAARRLPGGRRLAGTVHRYLNQHHSQYTEFECDWVSGCFMLLRREAIEQVGHLDTGFAKYFEDVDYCTRIRAAGWQVMFNGATYCYHFEQRASKRLLSRDAWLHLRSYGRWLRKWGLNPPVAPAVALPIEPKVPLRRAA; translated from the coding sequence ATGACCGATTCCTCAATCATCACGCTCCATCGTCCCGCGCCGGCGAACGCTGCGCGGCCGCGCGATTTGGACATTGGAGTGATCTATACCCATGAGCGACAGTTCATGGGCCCGCTGGTCGAGTCCCTGGCCCGTTCGGGGGACGGCCTGCGGATGCGCCTGGTCCTGGTCGACAACGCCTCGGCCGACGGCGTGGACCGCTGGCGTAATCAGTTCGATGAATCGATCGTGGTGCGCAATAAATCGCGTCTGGGCTATGCGCCCAATTTGAATCGTATTCTCGCCGTGGCCGACGCCCGCTATGTCTTGCTACTGAACACCGACATGATGTTTGAACCCGATGAGCAATGTCTGGTTCAGATGGTCCGCTTCATGGACGAGCACCCTCAATGTGGGCTGAGCGTTTGCCGCTTGTTCCACCCGACGGGGGAGTACGGGTTTCCAGCGCGGCAGTATCAACGCCTGAGGACCATCGCGGCGCGGCGGCTGCCCGGTGGGCGACGCCTGGCTGGCACGGTGCATCGCTATCTGAATCAACACCACAGCCAGTACACCGAGTTTGAATGCGATTGGGTCTCGGGCTGTTTCATGCTGCTGCGGCGCGAAGCGATCGAGCAGGTCGGGCACTTGGACACCGGCTTTGCCAAGTATTTTGAAGACGTCGACTATTGCACGCGCATCCGCGCGGCCGGCTGGCAGGTGATGTTCAACGGCGCGACGTACTGTTACCACTTCGAGCAACGGGCCAGCAAGCGTTTGCTTTCGCGCGACGCCTGGTTGCATCTGCGGTCCTATGGCCGCTGGCTGCGCAAATGGGGCCTTAATCCACCCGTCGCGCCGGCGGTTGCTTTACCGATCGAGCCAAAAGTGCCGCTCCGCCGTGCCGCCTGA
- the bshB1 gene encoding bacillithiol biosynthesis deacetylase BshB1: MPDTPLDCLVIAPHPDDAELGMAGTIMRMQDEGLRVGVLDLTSGEPTPRGSPEIRARETAAATKVMGLAWRENLGLPNRSLEATLENRAKLAAVFRRARPRTLFAPYWVDAHPDHVAATELIEAARFWSKLTKTDLPGEPHHPSRVLYYFCVHLRVVAQPAFVVDISPYWERKRAAIECYQSQFITGRPTAPPTFMDRLRDQAAYWGWAIDRAYGEPFASREAIGVEQLRGLI, translated from the coding sequence ATGCCCGACACTCCACTCGATTGCCTGGTGATCGCACCTCATCCCGACGATGCCGAATTGGGTATGGCCGGCACGATCATGCGGATGCAAGACGAGGGCCTGCGCGTCGGCGTGCTCGACTTGACCAGCGGCGAGCCGACGCCGCGCGGCTCACCCGAGATTCGCGCCCGCGAGACCGCGGCCGCGACCAAGGTGATGGGGCTGGCTTGGCGCGAGAACCTGGGGCTGCCGAATCGTTCACTCGAGGCCACGCTCGAAAATCGCGCCAAGCTGGCCGCCGTGTTCCGCCGCGCGCGACCGCGGACGTTATTCGCGCCGTATTGGGTCGACGCTCATCCCGATCACGTGGCGGCGACCGAACTGATCGAAGCGGCCCGCTTCTGGTCCAAGCTGACCAAGACCGATTTGCCGGGCGAGCCGCACCATCCATCGCGCGTGTTGTATTACTTTTGCGTCCACCTGCGGGTGGTCGCCCAGCCGGCGTTCGTCGTCGACATCAGCCCCTATTGGGAGCGCAAAAGAGCGGCGATCGAGTGTTATCAAAGCCAGTTCATCACGGGCCGCCCGACGGCGCCGCCGACGTTCATGGACCGACTACGCGATCAGGCGGCCTACTGGGGCTGGGCCATCGATCGGGCCTATGGCGAGCCCTTTGCCAGCCGCGAAGCAATCGGCGTCGAGCAACTTCGAGGACTCATCTAA